The Limnospira fusiformis SAG 85.79 genomic interval CGAACCACATCTCTCACGTTGGATTTACCTGCCCTGGAATTCGAGGAGATCCACCAAATACAAGATTCGGGCGATCGTCGAATTCCCGATTTATTCCCTCCCGATTTTTCGCAAATTGAACCCCAAGGCGGTGCTTTACCTCCCTTGGATTTTACCTAAATTTCACCAACCATGCTGAACGTTACTATCACCCCCCACTTAGAATTTCTCAATGCTGATAAAGCTGGACAAAAGCTATTTGTGATGCTGAAACTGCGACCTAATGCGGAGGTGTCCGCCAGTCGTCCCTCGACCACATTTAGCTTTGTGATCGATACCAGTGGCTCCATGTATGAAGTTTTGGAAGGGGAGGAGACTATACCCACAGGTAATAGTTATTTCCTGGATGGAAAGCAATATACACAAGTCACCGGGGGAAAAACTAAAATTGACCAGGTGATCGAATCCCTCGAAGGTCTGGTCAGTTCCGGCCAAGCTGACTCCCGCGATCGGATTGCATTAGTCCGGTTTGATGACTCCGCGTCGGTCCTGCTTCCCCTGACTGCATCGACAGATACGGCATCTTTGAAAAATGCGATCGGTCAACTCCGAAATTTCAGCGGCGGCACTCGCATGGCTTTGGGAATGGAAGAGGCTTTAAACATCCTGAAAAACTGCGATCTCAGCAGTCGCCGGACTCTCATTTTCACCGACGGACAGACTTTTGATGAAAGCGATTGTCGAGACCTGGCGACACAATTCGCTGAGGCGGGAATCCCCATTACAGCTTTGGGAGTTGGCGAGTATAACGAGGATTTGTTACTGTATTTGAGCGATCGTACTGGGGGCCGAGTTTTTAATGTTGTGGAAACACAAACCCACACCGGAACCACGGATATTCCTATTTCCGAACTTCCTAATACAATTTTTGAGGAAGTTCAACAAGCTCAATCGGAAGTGATCAATAACCTCAAGTTAAATATCAGCACAGTCAAGGGTGTCAAATTAGCACGAATTAGTCGCGTATATCCCGATAGTGCTGAAATTGCCCTGGATAAAAAGCCTTATTTAATTGGAAGTGCGATCGCCAATGATGACACGGTTTTTCTATTAGAATTTGACCTGGAAAGTCATAGCCAAGCCAAGGTTCGTATTGCCCAACTTGGTCTGACTTACGACATTCCGGGAAAGCAACGGCGGGGTGAACTTCCCCCCCAAAACCTAGTCGTTCAGTTTGTGGCAGGACAGGGAGGAAGCGCCCAAACCAACCCGGAAGTCATGGGATATGTGCAGCAGCGAAATATCAGTGGAATTGTCGATCGCGCCGCCAACCTCGCTGATCAAAATCCCGAACAAGCGGCAGAATTGCTGGAAACTGCCCGACGATTAACCGTTAAAATTGGCAACGACGCAATGGTTGAATCTCTCAACGTCGGCATTGAAGAAGTCCGCAAAACTCGCAAACTTTCTTCTGGAACCCGCAAAACCGTCAAAATGGGAGCCAAAGGTAAAACTGTGAAAATGAGCAACGATTCCGAACTGGGTCTTTCCGAAGACCAAATTCGCAATTTAACCGGATCATAAATGATTCCAACTCTCACTAAAATATTAGCCCTTTATTAGGAGATAAAATCATGTCTATTACTTGTCCAAGCTGTAGCTATGATAACCTGGATGATGCCGAATTCTGCGAGGTCTGTGGTACAGAATTGAACACTGCCACATCTGTGCCCGCACCCCCTGAACCTGTCAGTAATTCCAGCCCCGAACTTTTTCCCTTCACCCCTCCCTTTGAGGAAGTCGATCTTTTCCCCAAAAACGAACCCCTCACTTTCCCTACGGCTACCACTGCGCGTCTGGTCGCCAAACAAGCTAACGCACCTCAACCTGAATTTCGTTTAGATGGTGTGGCACTGGTGGGAGTTTTTGACCCGGATATGGGGCCGGTGGATATCGATTTAGAAAACTTTGCCGGGGGAGAAACGGTATCGCGCCATCACGGAGAAATTTACCCGGAAGCGGGTAATTGGATGATTAAAGACTTGGGTTCAACTAATGGAATTTTCATTAAACCAAAGGGTCAAAGTCGCTTCGGAGCGAGGATTACTAGCCCAACTTGTCTTAATCCCGGTGATGAGGTTGCTTTTGGAAAAGTTCAGTTTGTGTGGGCAAACTCTGAGTTTTAATTGACTCAATTAGGAGATAAAAAACTGGGATTATCTCCTGTCTTATGGTTCAACTTATACGGATTATTAAATGGGCTCGTGATTTCAGAAAATACCTGTTTACAAATCGGAGATTTTGTGGTAAGAGTTGCCGCCAACCTGGGTCAAAGCAACGATCGCATTCACTATTTTAAAGTAAGTCTGGAAAATGCAGGTAGTGAACATCCTCAACTGGGACTTTTGCGAGTGGGTTCGGCAACGGGTTTGTTGCAACAAGAATTACAATTGCGGGAAACCTTGGCGGATTATAGTTTGGTTGCACCCATACTCGCTCAAATCCAGGTTCCTGATCTGTCTAAAATTGTGCAAGAACCCTTGACAGAAGAAACCATCGAAGCTGACCATATCACCCCGGAATTAACTGCCCATCAAGACCACGAATTATCGACTTTATCGAGTCCTGATGGGTCCGAGGAAATCCCCGAAAATTCGGAGGATATAGAGCAGTTAACAAATGAAACAGAAACCGCCGCAGATACGGCAGAAAGCATAACCGAAAATCAAGAAAATCAGACCCTAGAAAATACGGCGGAAAATATCACGGATAATCAAGATTTATATGAAGGGTCTGAGCCGGAGACAGATGAGGGAGAAAATTACCTGGAACCTGAATATTATCCTGAAGAAAATCTAGCGGGTGATGAAGGCGATCGCCTATTGGTATTGACCGAATTTCCCCATCCTGAGCGGGTATTAAGTCAGTGGTTAAAAAATAGTCCGAACCCCCTGGAAGTTTTAAAAGCGATCACGCCAATTTGTCAATTATTCTGGTATTTCCATCAACGTCACTGGTGTGCGATCGACATCAACCCAGATTGGTTAGAAATAGGTCAACCCATTCGCTGTTTTGACCTGACTGGCGTTTACCCAGAAGACACCCCAATGAGTTCGGGAGTCATGGGAAATTACTGTGCCCCCGAACTATCATCCCATCCTATTCCTAGTGAAAAAAGCAGCGTTTATACCATTGGTGCTTTACTGTATCATGGGTTGTATGGAAGAGAGCCAGACAGTGATTTTCTGGGTGTAAAAAAATGCGATATGCCCCATTTGTCACAACTGCTAACTATCTCCTTGTCCGCCATTCCTGATGAGCGTTTTTCCTTGTCACAACTGCGAGGTTTGGTCATCGAAACTCGTAAACTATTGGGGGGCGATCGCGTCAATTGGGAAATCGCCAGTGAATCTACCCTGGGACTGTCTCCCCGACGACTCCAAAATGAAGATAGCTACGGAATTGCTCAAATTAATCAAGGAGCATCTGAGCAGGTTATTTTAGCAGCTTTGGCGGATGGTATGGGAGGAATGGCCGCGGGTGAGGTAGCCAGTCGTTTGGCGGTGAAAACGGTTATTGATGGATTTCGCCAGGAAGAAGAAAATATTTCAAAAAACAGCAGCCAGTGGTTAATTTCTATTGTCGATCGCGCTAACTCGGCGGTATCTGAGGCGGTACATAATGGCGGAACTACGTTAAGTTTAGCCTTGATAGAGTCCCGAAAATTGGCGATCGCTCATGTGGGTGATAGTCGCATTTATCGGGTGAGTGACGGCAAAATTGAGCAGTTGAGTGAGGATCATTCTTTGGTGGCGCTGCTGGTCGCCAGCGGTCAAATTTCCGCCGAAGAAAGCCTCGAACATCCCGATCGCAATGTTTTGACTAAATCCTTGGGCTCGAAACCCAATCTTTCCCCGGGTTACGTGCAAACGAAAAGCGATATTCAATTGCAAGATGGCGATCTAATTTTGTTATGTTCCGATGGAGTCTGGGATTTAATTAGTAATGAGGAATTTATCGAAATTTTTAGCCAATCTCAACCCTTGCAAACTGCGGTTAATGAAGCAATTAATTTGGTGCTAAAACGAGACGCACCCGATAACGCGACTTTGTTGGCATTACGATGCAGTATTACTCCCATTGCTGTTAAATTTAACAGAGTTGAACAATCCTTAAAAACTTTAATTTAATTGACGGTAACTAATTATGAGTAACATCTGTCCATCATGTGCCTATGACAACAGCCCAGGCGATCGCTTCTGCATGGCCTGCGGAGCTACTTTAACTCCCACTAGCACCACTACTACTCCCACTAACTCAGGACTGTATTTACCCACAGGTACATGGCTAAAACAGGGCAAATACCAAATCCAAAAATTTATAAGTCAAGGCGGTTTTGGGATTACATACAAAGGGATTTACTGCGCTAATTCTGCTACTGTAGCCATCAAAGAGTTGTGGCCAGAAAATGGATGCAGACAAGGCACATCTGTACTCTGGCCCTTATCAATTACCCCGGTTGATCGAAAGAAACAACTTCATGAGTTCCAATTAGAAGCTATTTATTTAAGTCGTTGTAAATCTCCTCATATTGCTAAAGTTTATGATTGCTTTGAAGAAAATTCAACTATTTATATGGTGATGGAGTTTATAGAGGGTTCAACTCTATCCAATCTGTTATTGAATAATCACCAACCCCTAGATGAGCCTCTAGTGATTAAGTATACCAAAACCGTCGCTGAAGCACTCACAATTGTTCACCAGCACAATTTATTGCATAGAGATATTAAGCCCGACAATATTATGATTGGCAGTGGCGATCGTGTCGTTTTAATTGATTTTGGAACTACCCGAGAATTTATCGCTGGAAAAACCGGAGATATGACCGTAATTTTAAGCAGAGGATACGCCCCATTTGAGCAGTATTCTAGCCAAGCCAAACGCTATCCCTCCACTGATATTTATGCCCTGTGTGCTTCTATGTACGAATTATTAACAGGAAAATTACCCGCCGACTCAGCCGATCGCGCCCAAGCTATTTCTAATAACTTACCCGATCCTCTAGTTCCCCCCCGACAACTCAACCCTAATATTAGCCCCTACATTCAAAAGGTAATATTAACCGGGTTAAAATTTCGGGTAAATGAACGCATACAAACCGCCCAAGATTTTATCGATGCCCTGGATGGTAAACTGATTTCTCCGCTTCATAAAACCGCCAAAACTTGTGTTAAAAAAGGCAAGTTAACCGATGCTGTCACCGCCTATCAAAATTGTTTAACTCAAGAACCAGACAACGCCGAAGCCCTCATAGAATTGGCGATTATATTATTATATCATCATAGCGATCGCGCTGATAGTATTGCCAGAAAAGCCCAGCAAATTAAACCCCAAGACGGTCGAATTTATGGCATTTTGGGGTTAGTTAGCTGTCGTAGCCAGCAGTGGAAACAAGCGATTCAACAATTACAGCATGGCATTAAACTTAGTCCAAAACAAGCCTGGATGCACGCTAACCTAGGTTGGGCATGGGGAAAAGAGGGAAACTGGCAAAAAGCGGATCAGACAATTCAACAAGCATTAAACCTAGATCCTAATTCTAGTTTTGCTCTGGGGGTTAAGGCTTGGATATCTTTCCATCTTCGCCAGTGGAAAATCGTAGTTCAGGCGGGAACCCAGGGAATTTTTAAATCTCAGCAGCAGCCCTCCTCGGTGGCGATCGCCCTAAAATCCTGGCTTTATCCTCTCACAATTGCCGCTTTAGAACGAGTGACAACCAACAAGTCTGGTGACATAACACGGCGACTGCAAGCCTTCACTCAACAAGTCCCCAATAATGCCTTGGCTTTAGGATTTAAAGCGTGGTATGAGTACCGTAAAAGTGATCATGTATCTTGTCGTCAAAGTCTCAATTTAGCAAGTCAGTGTCCGGAAATACCCGATTGGGTGATGAGAAATGGAGGTTTAATTTATGAACATCTGGGAGATTTTCAAAAAGCGGCTGATTGGTATAATAAAATATATCAAAAACAACCCAAAGATGCTTGGATTTGTTATCGTTTAGGGACAGTTTTAGCCGCCAGCGGTGAGTGGCATCAGGCGAAAAATTATTTGGAGAATGCAGTTAAATGCGATCGCAATTTGGCGGCAGCTTATCGAAATCTGGGCTGGGTTTTGTTGAATTTGCGAACTGCAGACGGTCAAGTTAAATCGCCCCGGGAGGTCTTAGTAGCCTATCGTCAGGCTGTGACACTGTACGACCGCCAAGACCCCCAGCAAGCCCAACATTTGCGCTCAAAGTTTCAGGCTATCAATTTGCCATTATAATAAATGGAAGGGGGCTCTTCCAGTGATGGTTATACTGAAAGGGTTGGTGCGAGACGTTGAGGAGTGAAATAGGGCTGCAATGCCTGAAATAACCTCCCAGTGGGACTTCCACTCCTTGGTGGAATATAAGGGATTCGCCACCCTGACCATCCCATAACTGTTTATATGTCCCGACGTTTGGAAAAATCCAAACAAGGCAGGGAACTCAAGGTCCTAGACAAACTGAGAAATCAGGGAGTAGAGAGTAACGGCGGTAGCCACCCCCAGTTTTGGGAATCACAACCCCAGGATTGAAGCGGGGAACGGAAGGCGTGAAGTAGAACCCACTACCAGATGCGACCACTGCCAACCACCCATGACTAAGGAAATCTGAATGTTCCGACTTGAACCATCGTCATCAGTAAGTAGCGAAATAGGTTGACACGCTGCGCTCAAAAGAGTATGGGGAAAAGTAGGAGTTTCAACTCACTACCTACACAGACCTTTAAAATTACCCCGGTGGATAGGACGAATCTAAAGATGGAATGCCCCCATAGATGGAACGTTTAAACCCCTCATTGGCTCTGCCTCACGGCAGAGCGTGAAAAGTGTAAGCGTATACCTTTAAGGGGAAAGGATGTGACTGAAAGCTAATGCCTAACTGTAATGGTTAGGATATGCCCACTAGTCACGGTGTGGATATAGAGACTGCAATAAGTAAGAGTTTAATGGCGAAAGCGAGTTGAAAGACTAACGCAGACATATAGCTTTGAAAGTTGAAGTCATCAAGCGGGGGGTTGTAGCCCTGTTCCTACTGACAATAGGGTATCCACATCAGGAGCCGTGTGCTGGGAAACTCGCAAGCACGGTTTGGAATTGGAGTTGGGGAAGGCAACTTCCCTTTCGACCATAACGGTATTTCTGAACATCTCCAATCGGACAAGCCCCCCAAGGGGGAGCGATCGCCCCTGTAAATGGCTTCTACACTGACATTAGAGGCAATTGCTCAATTAAATTTTTCTAAATTTGCGTAAATTTAGTGGTTGTCGCTGATAGGTAGATAGATGATCAGCCCACCGGATGGCCATCTCTAACTGAGGATCACTGAAATGGGAGGATCACGTTTAGAAAAGTTTACAGTAAAAAAGTAGATTTGTGTTTAATAATAAGGGGATACCATTAGGCGTTTAAGCATTAGGTTCAAAAGCGTAAAAGTGCCTCACCGAAATGGTTATAGATTCTATTGACCCACATTTTGTAGCACCCTTTTTTAGAACTTTCGCTGGAGGAGGGGCGATCAGGTTGCAATACTGGGTCACTTGGCTGCGATAATCAGCATTTTAGATGGTTTTAAGTGACATTAATACAGCGATATAAAATGATGGGGATTGACAATAATGGCTAAACTAGACTCTACCTATTATCTGGTTTTAATCGAAACATCTGGCAATCAGGGTTTCATATTTTCGACTAACAAACTCAAAGAAAATATTGGCGCGTCTGAGGTGACATATCGAGCGGGAACTCAATGGATTCTCGAAGCCGTTGCCAAAGTCAATCAGATGCAACTGTTGTCTGTTTGGACAAATTCTCAACGCTTACGGGAGATGCTCTGCGATGAGAAGAAAAATCCACCCATTAAAAAAAATGAGTGCCAAGCTGAAATTATCATTGCCACGTCAGGAAAAGCTCTAATATTAACCAAAACCGAAGAGAAGGCACGGGAAATCATCAGCAAGGTGACAAAAAAAGCACTGGTAGAAGCACCCGGTTTAGATATTGCGGGTGTGTTTGTTACGATTGATAATTGGCAAAAAGAAAACAGTCTCGCCGAAGCAATTCGCGAAGTCCACAAATGTTTTGAAAAGACGCGATCGCGCCGTCCGTCTCCAGAATCTCGCTTTCTTCGCCTTCCCATTATAGCGGACTGTGCGGTGAGTGGTTTACCCGCTTTCAAACTTGATAAAAACCCCGAAAACCAGCTCATTCCTATTTCTAAGGTGAGTGATGTCAAACGTGAAGCCTCTACCAAAGCAATCGAGCGTTTGCAAAACCTGGATTCACGGATCATGCGAGACATCAACAAACTAGAAAAGCTGTTCGAGCGGGAAGAAACATCTTGGTTGGCGATCGTTCATGCCGATGGTAATGGACTGGGGCAGATTTTCCTAAATTTTGAAGACTATATTGGCAAGGACAAAAGCAATCGCACCTATATTCACAAGTATCGAAAATTCTCCCTCGAACTTGATGAATGTACCGAAGCAGCTTTTAAACAGGCAATCGAGGTGCTGCCCTCCAAAAAGGAAAACTTGCCTCTCGTGCCATTAATTGTGGGTGGCGACGATTTGACGGTGGTGTGTGATGGCTATCACGCCCTCGAATTTACGCGAGTTTTCTTACAAGAATTTGAAAAGCAAACTCAAGAAAAATTACAGATTGCTGAAGTGGCTCAAGCAGCCTTCGGGGTGAATCGTCTTTCCGCCTGCGCGGGAATTTCCATTGTCAAGCGACATTTCCCCTTCTCGGTTGCTTATGAACTGGCGGAGAGCCTTATTAAATCCGCAAAAGATGTGAAACGCAAAGTCACCAAACCGAACTCGAATGGTAAAACGCCATTTCCATGTTCGGCGATTGATTTCCACATTCTTTATGACACCAGTGGTATCGAGTTCGACAGCATTCGCGAGAAACTCGAACGGGATTCAAATACCCGGCTTTACAACCGTCCCTATATTGTCAGCGATATGGACGATATCAGTTCAGCCGAGGGTAAAGAGTGGGCGAAAAAACATGAGTGGGAACGGCTGAGTCA includes:
- a CDS encoding Cas10/Cmr2 second palm domain-containing protein codes for the protein MAKLDSTYYLVLIETSGNQGFIFSTNKLKENIGASEVTYRAGTQWILEAVAKVNQMQLLSVWTNSQRLREMLCDEKKNPPIKKNECQAEIIIATSGKALILTKTEEKAREIISKVTKKALVEAPGLDIAGVFVTIDNWQKENSLAEAIREVHKCFEKTRSRRPSPESRFLRLPIIADCAVSGLPAFKLDKNPENQLIPISKVSDVKREASTKAIERLQNLDSRIMRDINKLEKLFEREETSWLAIVHADGNGLGQIFLNFEDYIGKDKSNRTYIHKYRKFSLELDECTEAAFKQAIEVLPSKKENLPLVPLIVGGDDLTVVCDGYHALEFTRVFLQEFEKQTQEKLQIAEVAQAAFGVNRLSACAGISIVKRHFPFSVAYELAESLIKSAKDVKRKVTKPNSNGKTPFPCSAIDFHILYDTSGIEFDSIREKLERDSNTRLYNRPYIVSDMDDISSAEGKEWAKKHEWERLSQRVDLLNRKDSENSDRPPISSSQSHAIRTALFIGKDEADAQYALIRQRYNLDQFAESEDNKSLFYETTREKDNRTETIYITSFLDALDAQEFLKNEQTHPSEQ
- a CDS encoding FHA domain-containing protein, with the protein product MSITCPSCSYDNLDDAEFCEVCGTELNTATSVPAPPEPVSNSSPELFPFTPPFEEVDLFPKNEPLTFPTATTARLVAKQANAPQPEFRLDGVALVGVFDPDMGPVDIDLENFAGGETVSRHHGEIYPEAGNWMIKDLGSTNGIFIKPKGQSRFGARITSPTCLNPGDEVAFGKVQFVWANSEF
- a CDS encoding protein phosphatase 2C domain-containing protein, translating into MISENTCLQIGDFVVRVAANLGQSNDRIHYFKVSLENAGSEHPQLGLLRVGSATGLLQQELQLRETLADYSLVAPILAQIQVPDLSKIVQEPLTEETIEADHITPELTAHQDHELSTLSSPDGSEEIPENSEDIEQLTNETETAADTAESITENQENQTLENTAENITDNQDLYEGSEPETDEGENYLEPEYYPEENLAGDEGDRLLVLTEFPHPERVLSQWLKNSPNPLEVLKAITPICQLFWYFHQRHWCAIDINPDWLEIGQPIRCFDLTGVYPEDTPMSSGVMGNYCAPELSSHPIPSEKSSVYTIGALLYHGLYGREPDSDFLGVKKCDMPHLSQLLTISLSAIPDERFSLSQLRGLVIETRKLLGGDRVNWEIASESTLGLSPRRLQNEDSYGIAQINQGASEQVILAALADGMGGMAAGEVASRLAVKTVIDGFRQEEENISKNSSQWLISIVDRANSAVSEAVHNGGTTLSLALIESRKLAIAHVGDSRIYRVSDGKIEQLSEDHSLVALLVASGQISAEESLEHPDRNVLTKSLGSKPNLSPGYVQTKSDIQLQDGDLILLCSDGVWDLISNEEFIEIFSQSQPLQTAVNEAINLVLKRDAPDNATLLALRCSITPIAVKFNRVEQSLKTLI
- a CDS encoding protein kinase domain-containing protein produces the protein MSNICPSCAYDNSPGDRFCMACGATLTPTSTTTTPTNSGLYLPTGTWLKQGKYQIQKFISQGGFGITYKGIYCANSATVAIKELWPENGCRQGTSVLWPLSITPVDRKKQLHEFQLEAIYLSRCKSPHIAKVYDCFEENSTIYMVMEFIEGSTLSNLLLNNHQPLDEPLVIKYTKTVAEALTIVHQHNLLHRDIKPDNIMIGSGDRVVLIDFGTTREFIAGKTGDMTVILSRGYAPFEQYSSQAKRYPSTDIYALCASMYELLTGKLPADSADRAQAISNNLPDPLVPPRQLNPNISPYIQKVILTGLKFRVNERIQTAQDFIDALDGKLISPLHKTAKTCVKKGKLTDAVTAYQNCLTQEPDNAEALIELAIILLYHHSDRADSIARKAQQIKPQDGRIYGILGLVSCRSQQWKQAIQQLQHGIKLSPKQAWMHANLGWAWGKEGNWQKADQTIQQALNLDPNSSFALGVKAWISFHLRQWKIVVQAGTQGIFKSQQQPSSVAIALKSWLYPLTIAALERVTTNKSGDITRRLQAFTQQVPNNALALGFKAWYEYRKSDHVSCRQSLNLASQCPEIPDWVMRNGGLIYEHLGDFQKAADWYNKIYQKQPKDAWICYRLGTVLAASGEWHQAKNYLENAVKCDRNLAAAYRNLGWVLLNLRTADGQVKSPREVLVAYRQAVTLYDRQDPQQAQHLRSKFQAINLPL
- a CDS encoding vWA domain-containing protein, which codes for MLNVTITPHLEFLNADKAGQKLFVMLKLRPNAEVSASRPSTTFSFVIDTSGSMYEVLEGEETIPTGNSYFLDGKQYTQVTGGKTKIDQVIESLEGLVSSGQADSRDRIALVRFDDSASVLLPLTASTDTASLKNAIGQLRNFSGGTRMALGMEEALNILKNCDLSSRRTLIFTDGQTFDESDCRDLATQFAEAGIPITALGVGEYNEDLLLYLSDRTGGRVFNVVETQTHTGTTDIPISELPNTIFEEVQQAQSEVINNLKLNISTVKGVKLARISRVYPDSAEIALDKKPYLIGSAIANDDTVFLLEFDLESHSQAKVRIAQLGLTYDIPGKQRRGELPPQNLVVQFVAGQGGSAQTNPEVMGYVQQRNISGIVDRAANLADQNPEQAAELLETARRLTVKIGNDAMVESLNVGIEEVRKTRKLSSGTRKTVKMGAKGKTVKMSNDSELGLSEDQIRNLTGS